One region of Scomber scombrus chromosome 10, fScoSco1.1, whole genome shotgun sequence genomic DNA includes:
- the LOC133988381 gene encoding uncharacterized protein LOC133988381 isoform X2, translating to MFQRLSNLLFGEVEEVAAELKGPNPCVTEADEEGWMLVNLPESDCMAEDETGAPLIAHSIPDINQSDHQDTLKRTECPAQIPHPPHKRHRTHKGRARGAVASSDPASSPSADPSDLGATTPVTLPRRARLSTPSSTLSMSPGSGSECGGSGGSSRAGSERGCMDESWFVTPPPCFTAEGATAEASPMEDLLIEHPSMSVYVSPNNLSMVSNSNLSVVGEESIVSLASSVSRVAEPAAAPATRSTMPTRVTRGAAAQAGALAKVTQVARVQRNKARIERRHLGRNRIQRQNRTREQVPRHAALARNTFLHQPSNRNFCH from the exons ATGTTTCAACGTCTGAGCAACTTGCTGTTTGGGGAAGTAGAAGAGGTGGCAGCTGAGCTGAAGGGACCCAACCCCTGTGTGACGGAGGCGGATGAGGAGGGATGGATGCTCGTCAACTTGCCTG AATCTGACTGCATGGCTGAGGATGAGACAGGAGCCCCACTTATTGCACATTCAATCCCAGACATTAACCAATCAGATCATCAAGACACACTTAAACGGACTGAATGCCCGGCTCAAATTCCCCACCCACCTCACAAGCGCCATAGGACTCATAAAGGTCGGGCACGAGGTGCGGTAGCATCATCAGACCCCGCGTCTAGTCCCAGCGCTGACCCATCAGACTTGGGTGCCACTACACCCGTGACCCTGCCGAGACGGGCCAGACTGTCCACGCCCTCCTCCACCCTGTCAATGTCCCCTGGCTCTGGGAGTGAGTGTGGGGGCAGTGGGGGTAGCAGTAGGGCAGGCTCAGAGAGAGGCTGCATGGATGAGAGCTGGTTTGTCACCCCTCCCCCCTGTTTCACTGCAGAGGGAGCCACAGCAGAGGCGAGCCCGATGGAGGATCTGCTCATCGAGCACCCCAGTATGTCTGTGTACGTCTCCCCAAACAACCTGTCCATGGTCTCCAACAGCAACCTTTCTGTGGTGGGAGAGGAAAGTATCGTGAGCCTGGCAAGCAGCGTGAG CAGAGTGGCTGAACCAGCTGCGGCTCCTGCCACCCGCAGCACCATGCCCACCAGGGTGACCCGTGGAGCAGCTGCCCAGGCTGGAGCTCTGGCCAAGGTTACCCAAGTGGCCAGGGTCCAGCGTAACAAAGCCCGCATCGAGAGGCGCCATCTGGGCCGCAACCGCATCCAACGCCAAAACCGCACCAGGGAGCAGGTTCCTCGCCATGCAGCCCTCGCCAGAAACACCTTCCTCCACCAGCCCAGCAATCGTAACTTCTGCCACTAA
- the LOC133988381 gene encoding uncharacterized protein LOC133988381 isoform X1 encodes MFQRLSNLLFGEVEEVAAELKGPNPCVTEADEEGWMLVNLPEESDCMAEDETGAPLIAHSIPDINQSDHQDTLKRTECPAQIPHPPHKRHRTHKGRARGAVASSDPASSPSADPSDLGATTPVTLPRRARLSTPSSTLSMSPGSGSECGGSGGSSRAGSERGCMDESWFVTPPPCFTAEGATAEASPMEDLLIEHPSMSVYVSPNNLSMVSNSNLSVVGEESIVSLASSVSRVAEPAAAPATRSTMPTRVTRGAAAQAGALAKVTQVARVQRNKARIERRHLGRNRIQRQNRTREQVPRHAALARNTFLHQPSNRNFCH; translated from the exons ATGTTTCAACGTCTGAGCAACTTGCTGTTTGGGGAAGTAGAAGAGGTGGCAGCTGAGCTGAAGGGACCCAACCCCTGTGTGACGGAGGCGGATGAGGAGGGATGGATGCTCGTCAACTTGCCTG AAGAATCTGACTGCATGGCTGAGGATGAGACAGGAGCCCCACTTATTGCACATTCAATCCCAGACATTAACCAATCAGATCATCAAGACACACTTAAACGGACTGAATGCCCGGCTCAAATTCCCCACCCACCTCACAAGCGCCATAGGACTCATAAAGGTCGGGCACGAGGTGCGGTAGCATCATCAGACCCCGCGTCTAGTCCCAGCGCTGACCCATCAGACTTGGGTGCCACTACACCCGTGACCCTGCCGAGACGGGCCAGACTGTCCACGCCCTCCTCCACCCTGTCAATGTCCCCTGGCTCTGGGAGTGAGTGTGGGGGCAGTGGGGGTAGCAGTAGGGCAGGCTCAGAGAGAGGCTGCATGGATGAGAGCTGGTTTGTCACCCCTCCCCCCTGTTTCACTGCAGAGGGAGCCACAGCAGAGGCGAGCCCGATGGAGGATCTGCTCATCGAGCACCCCAGTATGTCTGTGTACGTCTCCCCAAACAACCTGTCCATGGTCTCCAACAGCAACCTTTCTGTGGTGGGAGAGGAAAGTATCGTGAGCCTGGCAAGCAGCGTGAG CAGAGTGGCTGAACCAGCTGCGGCTCCTGCCACCCGCAGCACCATGCCCACCAGGGTGACCCGTGGAGCAGCTGCCCAGGCTGGAGCTCTGGCCAAGGTTACCCAAGTGGCCAGGGTCCAGCGTAACAAAGCCCGCATCGAGAGGCGCCATCTGGGCCGCAACCGCATCCAACGCCAAAACCGCACCAGGGAGCAGGTTCCTCGCCATGCAGCCCTCGCCAGAAACACCTTCCTCCACCAGCCCAGCAATCGTAACTTCTGCCACTAA
- the LOC133988381 gene encoding tumor protein p53-inducible nuclear protein 2 isoform X4 has protein sequence MFQRLSNLLFGEVEEVAAELKGPNPCVTEADEEGWMLVNLPEGATAEASPMEDLLIEHPSMSVYVSPNNLSMVSNSNLSVVGEESIVSLASSVSRVAEPAAAPATRSTMPTRVTRGAAAQAGALAKVTQVARVQRNKARIERRHLGRNRIQRQNRTREQVPRHAALARNTFLHQPSNRNFCH, from the exons ATGTTTCAACGTCTGAGCAACTTGCTGTTTGGGGAAGTAGAAGAGGTGGCAGCTGAGCTGAAGGGACCCAACCCCTGTGTGACGGAGGCGGATGAGGAGGGATGGATGCTCGTCAACTTGCCTG AGGGAGCCACAGCAGAGGCGAGCCCGATGGAGGATCTGCTCATCGAGCACCCCAGTATGTCTGTGTACGTCTCCCCAAACAACCTGTCCATGGTCTCCAACAGCAACCTTTCTGTGGTGGGAGAGGAAAGTATCGTGAGCCTGGCAAGCAGCGTGAG CAGAGTGGCTGAACCAGCTGCGGCTCCTGCCACCCGCAGCACCATGCCCACCAGGGTGACCCGTGGAGCAGCTGCCCAGGCTGGAGCTCTGGCCAAGGTTACCCAAGTGGCCAGGGTCCAGCGTAACAAAGCCCGCATCGAGAGGCGCCATCTGGGCCGCAACCGCATCCAACGCCAAAACCGCACCAGGGAGCAGGTTCCTCGCCATGCAGCCCTCGCCAGAAACACCTTCCTCCACCAGCCCAGCAATCGTAACTTCTGCCACTAA
- the LOC133988381 gene encoding uncharacterized protein LOC133988381 isoform X3 — protein MFQRLSNLLFGEVEEVAAELKGPNPCVTEADEEGWMLVNLPEESDCMAEDETGAPLIAHSIPDINQSDHQDTLKRTECPAQIPHPPHKRHRTHKGRARGAVASSDPASSPSADPSDLGATTPVTLPRRARLSTPSSTLSMSPGSGSECGGSGGSSRAGSERGCMDESWFVTPPPCFTAEGATAEASPMEDLLIEHPSMSVYVSPNNLSMVSNSNLSVVGEESIVSLASSVRVAEPAAAPATRSTMPTRVTRGAAAQAGALAKVTQVARVQRNKARIERRHLGRNRIQRQNRTREQVPRHAALARNTFLHQPSNRNFCH, from the exons ATGTTTCAACGTCTGAGCAACTTGCTGTTTGGGGAAGTAGAAGAGGTGGCAGCTGAGCTGAAGGGACCCAACCCCTGTGTGACGGAGGCGGATGAGGAGGGATGGATGCTCGTCAACTTGCCTG AAGAATCTGACTGCATGGCTGAGGATGAGACAGGAGCCCCACTTATTGCACATTCAATCCCAGACATTAACCAATCAGATCATCAAGACACACTTAAACGGACTGAATGCCCGGCTCAAATTCCCCACCCACCTCACAAGCGCCATAGGACTCATAAAGGTCGGGCACGAGGTGCGGTAGCATCATCAGACCCCGCGTCTAGTCCCAGCGCTGACCCATCAGACTTGGGTGCCACTACACCCGTGACCCTGCCGAGACGGGCCAGACTGTCCACGCCCTCCTCCACCCTGTCAATGTCCCCTGGCTCTGGGAGTGAGTGTGGGGGCAGTGGGGGTAGCAGTAGGGCAGGCTCAGAGAGAGGCTGCATGGATGAGAGCTGGTTTGTCACCCCTCCCCCCTGTTTCACTGCAGAGGGAGCCACAGCAGAGGCGAGCCCGATGGAGGATCTGCTCATCGAGCACCCCAGTATGTCTGTGTACGTCTCCCCAAACAACCTGTCCATGGTCTCCAACAGCAACCTTTCTGTGGTGGGAGAGGAAAGTATCGTGAGCCTGGCAAGCAGCGTGAG AGTGGCTGAACCAGCTGCGGCTCCTGCCACCCGCAGCACCATGCCCACCAGGGTGACCCGTGGAGCAGCTGCCCAGGCTGGAGCTCTGGCCAAGGTTACCCAAGTGGCCAGGGTCCAGCGTAACAAAGCCCGCATCGAGAGGCGCCATCTGGGCCGCAACCGCATCCAACGCCAAAACCGCACCAGGGAGCAGGTTCCTCGCCATGCAGCCCTCGCCAGAAACACCTTCCTCCACCAGCCCAGCAATCGTAACTTCTGCCACTAA